The Actinomycetota bacterium region CGGCCTGGTGCTCGGGTTCGTGCCCGGCATGCCGCTCGTCGAGCTGCCGCCCGAGCTGGTCCTGGTGGTGTTCCTGCCGCCGCTGCTGTACTGGGCCGGCTTCTTCTCCTCGCCCCGCGACCTGCGGGCCGAGGCCCGGCCGATCTCGCTGGCCGCGGTCGGGCTGGTCCTGGCGACCATGGTCGCGGTGGCCGCGGCCGCCCACGCGCTGGTCGACGGGATGAGCTGGCCGGCGGCGTTCGCGCTGGGGGCGATCGTCTCGCCGACCGACCCGCTGGCCGCCACCGCCATCGGCCGCCGCCTGGGCGTGCCCCGTCGGCTCATCACCGTGCTCGAGGGTGAGAGCCTGGTCAACGACGCCACCGCCCTGGTCGCCTACCGGATGGCGGTGGCCGCCGCGGTCAGCGGGAGCTTCGTCGCCTGGCAGGCCGGGCTGCGGTTCGTGGTCGGGGTGGCCGGCGGGGTGGTCATCGGGCTGCTGGTCGGCTGGCTGGTGGCCGAGGTGCGGCGCCGGCTCGACGACCCGGTGGTCGAGATCGTGGTCTCGGTGGCCACCGGCTACGCCGCCTACCTGCCGGCCGACCAGCTCGGCGTGTCCGGGGTCCTGGCCGCCGTGACCGCCGGCATCTACGTCGGCTGGCGGGCCCCGGAGCTGGCGTCGGCGTCGACCCGGCTGCTCGGCTTCTCCTTCTGGGAGGTGCTGGTCTACCTGGCCAACGCCGTGCTCTTCATCCTCGTCGGCCTGGAGCTCCAGCCGATCCTTGACGACCTCGACGGCACCGCCGTTGCCGAGCTGGTCGGCCAGGCGGCGCTGGTCAGCGCCGTCGTGATCGCGGTGCGCCTGGGGTGGGTGTTCAGCGTCCCCTACCTGATCCGGCTGGTCGACCGGCGACCGTCCCAGCTCATGCGGCGGGTCGGGGCCAGGGAGCGGCTGGTGATCGGCTGGAGCGGCATGCGGGGGGCGGTGTCGCTGGCCGCGGCGCTCGCCCTGCCCCTGGACTTCCCCCTGCGCAACCTGATCCTGTTCCTGACCTTCGCGGTGATCCTGGCCACCCTGGTCGTCCAGGGGCTGACCCTGCCCGTCCTGATCCGGCGGCTCCACTTCGAGGCCGACGACGCCGAGGAGCGGGAGGAGGTCAAGGCCCGCCTGGTCGCCGCCCAGGCCGCCCTCGACCGGCTCGACGAGCTCGCCGGGGCGGACTGGACCCGCGACGACACGGTCGAGCGGCTGCACGGCCTCTACGAGTTCCGCCGCCGGCGCCTGAAGGCGCGCGGCGGGTACCTGGAGGACGACGGCGCCGAGGACCGCTCGCTCGCCTACCAGCGGCTGCTCCGCGAGCTGCTCGACGCCCAGCGACGGGCCATCGTGCGGCTCCGCAACCAGGGCAAGATCAGCAACGACGTGATGCACCGCATCGAGCGGGAGCTCGACCTGGAGGACACCCGACTGGAGATCTGACCGCGGGAGGTGGCGCCATGCGTCTGACCAAGTTCGGGCACTCGTGCCTGCTGGTGGAGGAGGGCGGCGACCGGGTGCTGCTGGACCCGGGCTCGTTCTCGGACGGGTTCGAGCGGCTGGAGGGGCTGACCGCGATCTGCGTCACCCACCAGCACGCCGACCACCTCGACGCCGGGCGGGTGCGGCAGGTGCTGGACCGCAACCCCGGGGTTCGGGTGGTCAGCGACGAGGGCAGCGCCGGGGCCCTCGGCGGGGCGGGCGCCGACGTCGAGGTCGTCCACGACGGCGACGAGCTCACCCTCGGCCGGCTGGGGCTGCGGGTGGCCGGGCGCGACCACGCCGTCATCCACCCCGACCTCCCGGTCGTGCCCAACGTCGGCTACCTGGTCGGGGGGCGGCTGTTCCACCCGGGCGACGCGCTGACCGAGCCCGGCGAGCCGGTCGAGGTGCTGGCCGCGCCGGCCGGGGCGCCCTGGCTGCTGCTGGCCGACGCCGTCGACTACCTGCGCCGGGTCGGCCCAAGGGTGGCCGTCCCGGTGCACGAGAAGGTGCTGTCGGCGGCCGGCGTCAAGATCCACTACGGCCGGCTGGAGGAGCTCGCCGGGAAGGGCACGACCTTCAGGGTGCTGGACGACGGGAAGCCGGTCGAGCTGTAGGACCTCGAAGTACGTGCGCTGCCGTAGCGAGATCGTACGGCTGCATCGGTTCGTCCACGTCGGTTGCTGCGAGAGTCGACCGGCCCGGCGCCGACGCCGGGCGTACGGCATCTACGCTCAGGGGGAAACGCACTTGCGTCGGAGAACGCTCACCGTCTCGATGGCGCTGGCCGGGGTGCTGCTGCTGGCCGCGCCCGCCCACGCCGCCTTCGAGCGGCCGGTGGCCGTCTGGCAGATGAACGAGGCTGCCGGGGCCCGGACCATGGTCGACAGCAGCGGCAACGGGCACAACGGCACCATCGGGGCCAACGTGCAGGTCGGCGTGGCGCTCTCGGGCGGGGGCACCGGGTACCGGTTCCCCTACAAGCGGCCCAACACCCCGCCGGCCGATCCCGAGCACCTGGTGAGGGTCCCGAACAGCACGGCCCTGAACCCGGGCAGCGGCGACTACGCGGTCGAGTTCCGGATGCGCACCACCCACTCGTTCGGCAACGTGATCCAGAAGGGCCAGGCCGGGGCGCCGGGCGGCTACTGGAAGTTCCAGCAGCCCAGCGGGAAGATCTCCTGCCTGTTCCGGGGCTCGGCCGGGAGCAGCACCGCCTCGGCCGGCTCGACGGTCCGGGTCAACGACGGCAACTGGCACACGGTCCGCTGCGAGCGCACCGCCTCGATGGTGACCATGATCATCGACGGGGTCGTGACCGGCCGGAACCGCAACCGCACCGGCACCATCTCCAACACCCGCCCGGTGACCATCGCCGGCAAGGGCAACTGCGACCAGATCGAGATCACCTGCGACTACTTCTCCGGTGACCTCGACTACGTGCGGATCGAGACGACCTGACCGCGCCCGCGACGGGCAGCCCCGGGGCCTGCACCCGGGGCTGTTCGCCGTCCCGGGCTAGACTGCGGGAAGCCGAACAGGAGGTCGCATGCCCGATCGGGTGGCACAGAGGCGCTGGGGGCTGCGCAGCCTGGCGTTCCTCGGGCTGGCCGCGGGCTCGATCATCCTGTCCAACTGGATGCGGATGACCGGCAACACCGACGTCATCCTGCTCACCTTCATCGGCACCGTGGTCGGCCTGGTCGGCGCCGCCGTCTGCACCGTCAAGGGCTTCCGCGCCTGGGGCGGCAGGCTCCCCCGGGAGGAGCCGCCCGGCCGCCCCGGCGGCCGCCCCGGCGACCGTCCCTAGCCGCCGGGCCCGCTCAGCGCCCCGACGCCGGGTGCGGGTCGCCCGGGCCCGGCTCGACGCAGAACTCGTTCCCCTCGGGGTCCCGCAGCTCGGTGATGGCGGCGTGGCGCTCCACCACCGACGCCCCCAGCCCGACCAGCCGTTCGACCTCCTCGTCCATGCTGGTCAGGGCGCGCAGGTCGAGGTGGACCCGGTTCCCGGCCAGCTTGGGACCGCGCCCGCCCCGGAACCAGATGTTGGGCCCGCCCCAGGCGGCGGCCTCCACGTAGGCGCGCTCCGGGGTGGAGTCCTCGTCCACGTCCGACCCCAGCGCCGCCGCCCAGAACCGCGCCACCACCAGGGCGTCGTCGCAGTCCACGGTCAGGTTCTTGATGAACGCGGGCATCGGTCCTCCTCGGCTGGGGTCAGGTCCGCGGGGGCCGGCGCATGCCCCATGACGTGGGGCCGCCGGGGGCGAGCTGGAGGGCGTCGTGCTCGACCTCGAACCCGAACCGCCCGTAGAAGCGGAGGTTCTCGCGCCGCGCCGTGGTCAGGTAGCAGGCCAGCCCGTCCTGGTCGGCGCGGGCCAGGCCGGGAGCGAGCAGGCGGGTGCCGACCCCGCGGCCCTGGGCGCCGGGGACGATGCCCATGGTCTCCAGGTTCCAGTGGGGGTCGCGTGGGTGCAGGCGGGCCGCGTTGGCGCCAAGGCGCATGAACCGCGGGAAGGCGGCCGGGGCCGCGGCCAGGACCCGGAGCATCGCCGGGGCGGCCCGGAGCTGACGGCCGGCGCTCCAGGGGAAGGCGCCGGGCGGCAGCCACACGGCCACGCCCAGCAGCCGTCCGCCGGTGACCGCGGCGTCGACCCGCCCGGCGGCGAGGGCGTCGCGCACGGTGGCGGTGAAGAACGCCCGCAGCGCCTTCGCCCGCCGGGCCGGGTCGGGGAAGACGTGGGCGAAGGTCGGGTAGCGGCCGTGACTGGCCGCGAACACCGCCCCGACCTCACCCAGCCGGTCCCGGTCGAGGGGGCCGATCTCGAGCGGCACGCTGTCGTCCATGCTGTCCACCTCCCGCCTGGAAATGGGCGGCAACACCGGGCACCGTGGGCGAGACTGTCATCAGAGCACGAACGACACCAGCGGAGGGACGAGCGATGCGGACGGTCGTGGGCCGGCGCGTGCAGGACGTGGACGTCGGCTAGGTCCATGCCCTCGCCGCCCGCCACCGGGCGGCGACCATCGACCTCGGGACCGGCGACGGCCGCTTCGTGCTGGCCGCCGCGGCCGCCGAGCCGGACCGGCTGGTCGTCGGCGTCGACGCCAGCGCGTCCGCCATGGCCGAGGCGTCCCGGCGGGCCGGCCGCCGGCCCGAGCGCGGCGGCCTGCCGAACGCGCTGTTCGTGGTGGCCGCCGCCGAGGCCCTGCCCCCGGAGCTGGACGGCCTGGCCGGCCTGGTGACCGTCCACTTCCCCTGGGGTTCGTTGCTGCGCGGCCTGCTGGCCGCCGACCCGGCGGTCCTGGCCGGCCTGGTCCGGGTCATGTGCCCGGGGGCCACCCTGTCGGTGCTGCTGTCGCTGACCGACCGCGACCACGGCGCCGGGGCCGGCCCGGTCGGCGAGGCGACCCTGGCCGCCCTGGCCGCCCCCTACGGCCGCCACGGGCTGGCCGTGACCAGGGTGCGCCCGGCCACCCCGGCCGACGTGGCCGCCAGCCACTCCACCTGGGGCAGGCGGCTGGGCGCGGGCGCCCGCCGTCCCGCCTGGCTGCTGGAGGCGCGCCTGCCGGCCGCCGTGCCGGAGGCGGCCGGGGTGCCGCCGCGTCAGTGAAGCTCGGCCAGGCGGGCGCCGGCCTGGTCGAGGCGGGAGGCGGCGTCGTCCATGCCGGCCCACGGGTCGGGGGCGTCGAGGCGGTCGGCGATGTCACGAACGGTGTGGCCGCCCGGCTGGAAGCCGTCCAGCTCCGACCAGTCGAGCGGGACCGAGACGGGCGCGCCGGGCCGGGCCCGGACGGCGTAGGGGGCGGCCATGGTCTGGGCGTAGCCGTTGCGGCCGATGTCGAGGTACAGCCGGCCGTGCCGGTTGGCGATGCGGCCCTCGGTGGTGAAGTCGTCCGGGTACCGGTTGGCCAGGGCCTCGGCCACGGCGATGCTGAACACCTTGACGGTGTCGGTGTCGGCTGCCGGGACCAGCGGCACCACCACGTGCAGGCCGCGCGACCCGCTGGACTTGAGGTACGCGGCCAGCCCCAGCTCCTCCAGCAGGCCGCGCAGGGACGACGCCGCCGCCCGCAGGACCCCGAGGTCGTCCGAGGCCGGGTCGAGGTCGAAGACCATCTGGTCCGGGTGGTGGATATCGGGGGTCCGGCTGAGCCAGACGTGCGGGGTGACGCAGCCCTGGTTGGCCAGGTAGGCGAGGTCGTCGGGGTGACGGCAGACCACGTAGGTGACCTGCTCGCGGACGGTGGCCTGGCGGGTGCGGCGGTTGGGGGCGGTGACCCGCTCGATCCAGTCGGGGAAGTGGCGGCCGACCTGCTTCTGGAGGAACCCGCCCTTGCCGATCCCGTCCGGGAACCGCTGCATGGTGACCGGCCGGCCGCTGATCAGGGGGAGCATCCGCGGGGCGACCGTCCGGTAATAGGCGACCAGCTCGCCCTTGGTGATGCCGTCGTCGGGGAACAGCACCTTCTCCGGATGGGTGACCTGGACCCGGTCGCTCAAGGTTGCGGCGCCTTCAGAGGACGACCGTGCTGACGACCAGCGGCCGGCCCTCCCCGGGGGCGGCCGAGGGGGGCAGGAAGCGCAGCTCCAGCACCTCGGTGCCCGGCGGCGGCGCCGGCACGAAGGTGTGGTGGTGGATGCCGATCATGCCGAAGCCCGGGGCGATGGTGTGCCAGTTGACGTAGTCCGTGCCGGCCCGGTCGGACACCTCGCAGCGGCCCAGGACCGCGGGCCGCGGCAGGTCGCCCTGCGGCTCCGGGGTGGCGTAGGCGATGGCGTAGCGCAGGTCGAACCAGTCCGACCAGATCTCCAGCGACAGCAGGACCAGCCGGTCCCCGGACGGCAGCAGGTGCTCGCGGGCCAGCGGCAGCACCTGGCGCAGCCGCGCCCCGGCCGGCGGCTGCCAGGCCGGCGGTCCCCGGTCCGGGGGGAGCGGCTCGGGGTCGGCCCCGGCCGAGTAGACGGAGATCACGGCCTCGCGGAGCTGGAGGAGGCCGGCCCCGAGGTCCTCGAGGGCCCGGGCGGCCACGCCCCCGCCCTCGCCCACCAGGCCGAGCAGGAGGTGCTCGGCGCCCACCCAGCGGTAGCCGAGCCGGCCCGCCTCGGTTGAGGCCAGCACCACGGCAGCCCGGGCCCGATCGGTGAACCGGCTGAGGGCGGGGCCGACGAAACGCTCGTGGGCGGCCTGCTTGCTGACCCCCAGCGCCTGGCCGATCTC contains the following coding sequences:
- a CDS encoding Na+/H+ antiporter, translating into MHESESLLLALMVAVAGLSVLARVVGVPYPILLVLGGLVLGFVPGMPLVELPPELVLVVFLPPLLYWAGFFSSPRDLRAEARPISLAAVGLVLATMVAVAAAAHALVDGMSWPAAFALGAIVSPTDPLAATAIGRRLGVPRRLITVLEGESLVNDATALVAYRMAVAAAVSGSFVAWQAGLRFVVGVAGGVVIGLLVGWLVAEVRRRLDDPVVEIVVSVATGYAAYLPADQLGVSGVLAAVTAGIYVGWRAPELASASTRLLGFSFWEVLVYLANAVLFILVGLELQPILDDLDGTAVAELVGQAALVSAVVIAVRLGWVFSVPYLIRLVDRRPSQLMRRVGARERLVIGWSGMRGAVSLAAALALPLDFPLRNLILFLTFAVILATLVVQGLTLPVLIRRLHFEADDAEEREEVKARLVAAQAALDRLDELAGADWTRDDTVERLHGLYEFRRRRLKARGGYLEDDGAEDRSLAYQRLLRELLDAQRRAIVRLRNQGKISNDVMHRIERELDLEDTRLEI
- a CDS encoding MBL fold metallo-hydrolase, giving the protein MRLTKFGHSCLLVEEGGDRVLLDPGSFSDGFERLEGLTAICVTHQHADHLDAGRVRQVLDRNPGVRVVSDEGSAGALGGAGADVEVVHDGDELTLGRLGLRVAGRDHAVIHPDLPVVPNVGYLVGGRLFHPGDALTEPGEPVEVLAAPAGAPWLLLADAVDYLRRVGPRVAVPVHEKVLSAAGVKIHYGRLEELAGKGTTFRVLDDGKPVEL
- a CDS encoding laminin G domain-containing protein, translating into MRRRTLTVSMALAGVLLLAAPAHAAFERPVAVWQMNEAAGARTMVDSSGNGHNGTIGANVQVGVALSGGGTGYRFPYKRPNTPPADPEHLVRVPNSTALNPGSGDYAVEFRMRTTHSFGNVIQKGQAGAPGGYWKFQQPSGKISCLFRGSAGSSTASAGSTVRVNDGNWHTVRCERTASMVTMIIDGVVTGRNRNRTGTISNTRPVTIAGKGNCDQIEITCDYFSGDLDYVRIETT
- a CDS encoding VOC family protein yields the protein MPAFIKNLTVDCDDALVVARFWAAALGSDVDEDSTPERAYVEAAAWGGPNIWFRGGRGPKLAGNRVHLDLRALTSMDEEVERLVGLGASVVERHAAITELRDPEGNEFCVEPGPGDPHPASGR
- a CDS encoding GNAT family N-acetyltransferase; the encoded protein is MDDSVPLEIGPLDRDRLGEVGAVFAASHGRYPTFAHVFPDPARRAKALRAFFTATVRDALAAGRVDAAVTGGRLLGVAVWLPPGAFPWSAGRQLRAAPAMLRVLAAAPAAFPRFMRLGANAARLHPRDPHWNLETMGIVPGAQGRGVGTRLLAPGLARADQDGLACYLTTARRENLRFYGRFGFEVEHDALQLAPGGPTSWGMRRPPRT
- a CDS encoding class I SAM-dependent methyltransferase; its protein translation is MDLGTGDGRFVLAAAAAEPDRLVVGVDASASAMAEASRRAGRRPERGGLPNALFVVAAAEALPPELDGLAGLVTVHFPWGSLLRGLLAADPAVLAGLVRVMCPGATLSVLLSLTDRDHGAGAGPVGEATLAALAAPYGRHGLAVTRVRPATPADVAASHSTWGRRLGAGARRPAWLLEARLPAAVPEAAGVPPRQ
- the ligD gene encoding non-homologous end-joining DNA ligase encodes the protein MSDRVQVTHPEKVLFPDDGITKGELVAYYRTVAPRMLPLISGRPVTMQRFPDGIGKGGFLQKQVGRHFPDWIERVTAPNRRTRQATVREQVTYVVCRHPDDLAYLANQGCVTPHVWLSRTPDIHHPDQMVFDLDPASDDLGVLRAAASSLRGLLEELGLAAYLKSSGSRGLHVVVPLVPAADTDTVKVFSIAVAEALANRYPDDFTTEGRIANRHGRLYLDIGRNGYAQTMAAPYAVRARPGAPVSVPLDWSELDGFQPGGHTVRDIADRLDAPDPWAGMDDAASRLDQAGARLAELH